From the Flavimarina sp. Hel_I_48 genome, one window contains:
- a CDS encoding SGNH/GDSL hydrolase family protein, producing the protein MKNYIKYSVVLALGLLACEPELENPIDEDDFYTSGTADLSNFVALGNSLTAGYADGALYITGQQNSFPNILAGQFALAGGGEFTQPLMADNLGGFSGLATFPNRLVLSPGGDGLSPTRLGGTPATDFTNVLSGSFNNMGVPGAKSFHLGLAGYGSAAGVSAGTANPYFVRFASSPDATVIADAVAQNPSFFTLWIGNNDILSFATSGGVGIDQTGNLDPATYGSSDITDPNVFASVYNTYVSVLTGLTPDGILVNIPDVTSIPYFTTVPFAPLNPASPDFGAQIPTLNATFAPINQAFAFLGVPERSIQFSANAASAVVIMDESMPNISQQLTQVLIGGGLDAGTATVLGQQFGQARQANENDLLVLPSSSIIGEPNAEYMQQLIAMGVPEQFAAQLSVNGITYPLQDQYTLTASEQEMVSTAQRAYNQTIAALAAANDLILIDAEAILNQLADGGISYDSGMLTSTFATGGAFSLDGVHPTPRGYAYLANEMIAAINKKYEANIPRVNLGDYNTISVSASAD; encoded by the coding sequence ATGAAAAATTATATCAAATATTCCGTAGTACTTGCACTGGGTTTACTGGCCTGTGAGCCAGAATTGGAAAATCCCATTGATGAGGATGATTTTTATACTTCCGGCACGGCAGACCTTTCTAATTTTGTGGCTCTGGGTAACTCGCTTACCGCTGGTTATGCAGATGGCGCGTTGTACATTACCGGTCAGCAAAACTCCTTTCCCAATATTCTTGCAGGGCAATTTGCACTCGCAGGTGGTGGCGAATTTACCCAGCCTCTAATGGCCGACAACCTGGGTGGTTTTTCCGGTTTGGCAACATTTCCCAATAGGCTGGTCCTTTCCCCTGGCGGCGACGGTCTCTCGCCCACACGCCTTGGCGGGACGCCCGCTACAGATTTTACTAATGTGCTTTCGGGGTCTTTTAATAATATGGGTGTTCCCGGCGCAAAGAGTTTTCACTTAGGTCTTGCAGGCTATGGTAGTGCGGCAGGCGTTTCCGCAGGTACTGCAAATCCATATTTCGTGAGGTTTGCTTCATCGCCAGATGCCACGGTAATAGCGGATGCTGTTGCTCAGAACCCCAGTTTTTTTACGCTTTGGATAGGTAACAACGATATACTTTCTTTTGCTACCAGTGGCGGGGTAGGTATAGATCAAACGGGTAACCTTGATCCTGCGACCTACGGTTCTAGCGATATTACAGATCCTAATGTATTCGCCTCTGTTTACAATACTTATGTGAGTGTTCTTACCGGCCTTACTCCAGATGGTATTCTTGTAAATATACCAGATGTGACCTCCATACCTTATTTTACCACCGTTCCATTTGCACCGCTAAATCCGGCAAGTCCAGATTTTGGCGCGCAGATTCCTACCTTAAATGCAACATTTGCCCCCATAAACCAGGCGTTTGCATTTTTGGGAGTTCCTGAACGTTCTATTCAGTTTAGTGCAAATGCTGCCAGTGCGGTCGTGATTATGGATGAGTCTATGCCTAATATCTCCCAGCAGCTGACCCAGGTTTTGATAGGTGGTGGACTTGATGCTGGTACTGCGACAGTCCTGGGACAGCAGTTTGGGCAGGCCCGCCAGGCGAATGAAAATGATTTGCTTGTACTTCCCAGCTCTTCCATTATAGGAGAGCCTAATGCAGAATATATGCAGCAACTTATTGCTATGGGAGTGCCGGAGCAGTTTGCCGCACAACTTTCGGTAAATGGAATAACCTATCCGCTTCAGGATCAATATACATTGACCGCTAGCGAACAGGAAATGGTCTCTACAGCTCAGCGTGCATATAATCAAACCATTGCTGCACTTGCCGCTGCTAATGATCTTATACTTATAGATGCGGAAGCAATTTTAAACCAATTAGCAGATGGCGGGATTTCCTATGATTCTGGAATGTTGACATCAACTTTTGCTACCGGCGGCGCGTTTTCATTAGATGGCGTTCATCCCACACCACGCGGGTATGCATACCTTGCGAATGAAATGATCGCAGCGATCAATAAAAAATATGAAGCGAATATCCCAAGGGTAAATCTAGGCGATTACAATACGATCAGCGTTTCTGCCAGCGCAGACTAA
- a CDS encoding phage holin family protein: protein MKILLKLVVTAIAVLVLANLLPGIYVDSFWTSLVVAVVLGLLRLIVKPVLVLLTLPITLLTLGLFLLIVNAIIILMAGYLVSGFGVESIWYALIFSVLLSLLQSVLFGLIKEE from the coding sequence ATGAAAATACTATTAAAATTAGTGGTTACTGCCATTGCCGTGCTCGTTTTGGCCAACCTGCTACCGGGGATCTATGTAGATTCATTCTGGACATCGCTTGTCGTGGCCGTTGTTCTGGGTTTGCTTCGGTTGATCGTTAAACCTGTCCTTGTGCTGTTGACGCTTCCCATTACCTTACTTACTTTAGGTCTGTTCCTCCTTATTGTCAATGCGATCATTATTTTGATGGCGGGATATCTTGTTTCAGGTTTTGGGGTAGAAAGTATTTGGTACGCATTGATATTTAGCGTGCTTTTATCCTTATTACAGTCCGTTCTTTTCGGTTTAATTAAAGAGGAATAG